From Juglans regia cultivar Chandler chromosome 8, Walnut 2.0, whole genome shotgun sequence, the proteins below share one genomic window:
- the LOC118349250 gene encoding replication protein A 32 kDa subunit A-like: MMFSSSQFDAVSAFPGGGSMLSQQSQPTDSPFSSAKSRETQGLVPVTVKQISEASQYGDEKSNFVINGVDVANVTVVGMVFDKAGRNTDIGFTIDDGTGRIGCRRWMNENFDTIEMEEILDGMYVRVNGHLKSFKGVKQLVAFSVRPVTNFDEVTFHFIDCIHNYLQSKSQLQGVTPTQMQPVDTSLSPSVKSASSGYQTAPSSQFSGQSSNIDGVKSCDQLVIDYLQQPASIGQEKGVHRDELSRQLKFSVEKIMESIRSLEEEGLIYSTIDEFHYKSTQCG; this comes from the exons ATGATGTTCTCCAGTAGCCAGTTCGACGCCGTATCTGCCTTTCCCGGCGGCGGATCCATGCTCTCTCAGCAATCTCAGCCGACAGATTCGCCGTTCTCGTCGGCAAAA AGTCGCGAAACTCAGGGCTTGGTCCCAGTGACAGTGAAGCAAATAAGTGAAGCTTCTCAGTATGGCGAcgaaaaatcaaattttgtaaTCAACGGTGTGGACGTTGCAAAT GTCACGGTGGTTGGGATGGTGTTTGATAAAGCTGGAAGGAACACGGATATTGGTTTCACCATTGACGATGGAACAGGACGGATTGGATGTAGAAGATG gatGAATGAGAATTTTGACACAATAGAAATGGAGGAAATACT AGATGGAATGTATGTTCGTGTTAATGGACACTTGAAAAGCTTTAAGGGCGTTAAGCAATTAGTTGCTTTCTCTGTCAG GCCTGTAACAAACTTCGATGAGGTTACCTTCCATTTTATTGACTGCATACATAACTACTTGCAGTCCAAATCACAG CTGCAAGGAGTTACCCCAACCCAGATGCAGCCAGTGGATACATCTCTCAGTCCTTCAGTGAAGAGTGCATCAAGTGGATATCAGACAGCCCCATCTAGTCAA TTCTCTGGTCAATCCAGCAATATTGATGGGGTCAAGAGCTGTGATCAATTGGTCATTGACTATTTGCAGCAGCCTGCAAGCAT TGGACAGGAAAAGGGAGTACATAGGGATGAACTTTCACGGCAGCTAAAATTTTCTGTGGAGAAGATCAT GGAATCTATTAGGTCTCTTGAAGAGGAGGGTTTGATATACTCCACCATCGACGAGTTTCACTACAAGTCAACTCAATGTGGTTGA